The Lysinibacillus pakistanensis genome includes a window with the following:
- the rimP gene encoding ribosome maturation factor RimP, whose amino-acid sequence MSKVPSLIEELAKPIVEELNLELVDIEFVKEGRNWFLRVYVDTPEGGIDIDQCAQVSERLSLLLDEKDPITQNYYLEVSSPGAERPLKKDADFEKAIGKFIYVKTYEPIKDMKEFQGYLTSYNEHTLVMEVRIKTRKITVTIEQEKIALARLAIDFSA is encoded by the coding sequence ATGAGCAAAGTACCATCTTTAATTGAAGAGCTCGCTAAACCAATTGTAGAAGAGTTAAACCTTGAGTTAGTGGATATCGAGTTCGTAAAAGAAGGGCGTAACTGGTTTTTACGTGTTTATGTCGATACACCTGAAGGCGGAATTGACATTGACCAATGTGCTCAAGTAAGTGAAAGACTGAGTCTACTATTGGATGAAAAGGATCCAATTACACAAAACTATTATTTAGAAGTTTCTTCCCCTGGAGCAGAACGTCCACTAAAAAAAGATGCTGATTTTGAAAAAGCGATTGGTAAATTTATTTACGTAAAGACCTATGAGCCCATTAAGGACATGAAGGAATTCCAAGGCTACTTAACGTCATACAATGAACATACATTAGTGATGGAAGTACGTATTAAAACGCGCAAAATAACAGTAACCATTGAACAAGAAAAAATCGCATTGGCACGATTAGCCATCGATTTTTCAGCATAA
- the nusA gene encoding transcription termination factor NusA, giving the protein MSSDLLDALTALEEQKGISRDVLIEAIEAALVTAYKRNFNQAQNVRVDLNLDKGSIRVFSRKDVVEEVEDDRLQISLEDAKAINPAYQLEDVVEQEVTPRNFGRIAAQTAKQVVTQRVREAERGLIYEQYVDREDDIVTGVVERLDARNIYVGLGKVEAALPVNEQIQGEKYHPHDRIKVYITKVERTTRGPQVIVSRTHPGLLRRLFEMEVPEIYEGIVEIKSIAREAGDRSKISVYAHNEEVDPVGSCVGAKGARVQTIVNELNGEKIDIVEWSEDPVVFVANALSPSKVLDVQVNEEEKSTTVVVPDYQLSLAIGKRGQNARLAAKLTGWKIDIKSETDARELGIYPSATSTFIPAEDEESDYEDVAVDLYQDDEE; this is encoded by the coding sequence ATGAGTAGTGATTTGTTAGATGCGCTAACTGCGCTAGAAGAACAAAAGGGAATTTCAAGAGATGTGTTAATTGAGGCAATTGAAGCGGCATTAGTTACAGCTTACAAACGCAACTTTAATCAAGCACAGAATGTTCGTGTGGACTTAAATTTAGATAAGGGCTCTATTCGTGTCTTTTCACGTAAAGATGTTGTAGAAGAGGTTGAGGATGACCGTTTACAAATATCTTTAGAGGATGCCAAGGCTATCAACCCCGCTTATCAATTAGAAGATGTGGTTGAACAAGAAGTGACACCTCGCAATTTTGGTCGTATTGCTGCTCAAACAGCGAAACAAGTCGTGACACAACGTGTACGCGAGGCAGAACGAGGCTTAATTTATGAACAATACGTAGACCGTGAAGACGATATTGTCACTGGTGTTGTTGAGCGTCTTGATGCTCGTAATATTTATGTAGGCTTAGGTAAAGTTGAAGCTGCTCTACCAGTCAATGAACAAATACAAGGTGAAAAATATCATCCGCATGATCGTATTAAAGTCTATATTACAAAGGTTGAGCGAACAACTCGTGGACCGCAAGTCATTGTGTCACGCACACATCCGGGGTTATTACGTCGATTATTTGAGATGGAAGTACCTGAAATTTATGAAGGTATTGTAGAAATTAAATCAATTGCTCGAGAAGCGGGAGATCGTTCAAAAATTTCTGTATATGCACATAATGAAGAAGTAGATCCAGTCGGCTCATGTGTAGGGGCAAAAGGTGCTCGTGTTCAGACTATTGTCAATGAATTAAACGGAGAGAAAATCGATATTGTTGAATGGTCAGAAGATCCAGTTGTTTTCGTGGCAAATGCTCTTAGCCCTTCAAAGGTTTTAGATGTGCAAGTAAACGAAGAAGAAAAATCTACAACGGTTGTCGTACCTGACTATCAATTATCTCTGGCAATTGGTAAACGTGGTCAAAATGCACGTTTAGCTGCAAAGCTAACTGGTTGGAAAATTGATATTAAAAGTGAAACAGATGCCCGTGAGCTAGGTATTTATCCATCTGCTACAAGCACTTTCATTCCTGCTGAAGATGAAGAAAGTGATTATGAGGATGTAGCAGTTGACTTATATCAAGACGACGAAGAATAA
- the rnpM gene encoding RNase P modulator RnpM, which yields MAVNKKIPLRKCVATGEMLPKKEMIRVVRSKEGEVSVDISGKKSGRGAYVSKSEEAVEIARKKNVLGHQLDVKIPEEIYDELLLLIRRESII from the coding sequence ATGGCTGTTAATAAAAAAATACCTCTTCGCAAATGTGTAGCTACTGGAGAAATGCTACCCAAAAAAGAAATGATTCGTGTTGTTCGTTCAAAAGAGGGTGAGGTAAGTGTGGATATTTCTGGAAAGAAATCCGGACGTGGTGCTTATGTCTCTAAATCAGAGGAGGCAGTTGAAATCGCTCGTAAGAAAAATGTTTTAGGGCACCAACTTGATGTAAAAATACCTGAAGAAATATACGATGAACTACTATTGTTGATTCGTAGGGAGTCTATTATATGA
- a CDS encoding YlxQ family RNA-binding protein: MIQQAVFNLLGIAARARKVISGEELVVKEVRNGNAKLVLLANDASKNSSKKIQDKCTYYNVEYHVIGDRYDLGHATGKEARVALAITDKGFASKLSSLLNEK; the protein is encoded by the coding sequence ATGATCCAGCAAGCAGTGTTTAATTTGCTTGGAATCGCGGCAAGAGCCCGTAAAGTCATTTCAGGAGAAGAGTTAGTAGTAAAGGAAGTCCGCAATGGTAATGCTAAGCTTGTACTGCTTGCAAACGATGCTTCTAAAAACTCTAGCAAGAAAATTCAAGATAAATGCACGTACTACAACGTTGAGTATCATGTAATTGGTGATCGTTATGATCTAGGACATGCTACAGGTAAGGAGGCCCGAGTGGCTTTAGCTATTACCGATAAAGGTTTTGCAAGTAAATTGTCTAGTCTACTCAACGAAAAATAA
- the infB gene encoding translation initiation factor IF-2, which yields MTKIRVHEYAKQVNKTSKEVIEALSKLNVSVTNHMSMLEKDIVSKLNQTFSTSGKKEVKQPTQNVSQRTQPNGQQKPQQSMKRQEGQKQQSATSKPRANNQQQSHQNSNSSNEKSKNTKGNQNRNMTQNNNNNNNNNRRGGGGFNQRPKPGIHGGKRRHPKTHQPSIPVKQKELPEKITFVESLSVAELAKKLHREPSEIIKKLFMLGVMATINQELDKDAIELICADYGVEVEEEIRVDITDLETHFEQPEEVNEEELSERPPVVTIMGHVDHGKTTLLDSIRHTKVTAGEAGGITQHIGAYQVTEGDKKITFLDTPGHAAFTTMRARGAKVTDLTILVVAADDGVMPQTVEAINHAKAAEVPIIVAVNKMDKPSANPDRVMQELTEHGLVPEAWGGDTIFVPISALKGEGIDTLLEMILLVAEVGELKANPNRLAIGTVIEAQLDKGRGSVATLLVQDGTLKVGDPIVVGHTYGRVRAMVNDKGRRVKEAGPSTPVEITGLNDVPQAGDRFVVFEDEKTARQVGETRAMSAIQAQRSEKQRVTLDNLFEQMSQGEMKELNLIVKADVQGTVEAMAASLMKIDVEGVNVKIIHTGAGAITESDISLAAASNAIVIGFNVRPDVNAKRAAEQEGVDIRLHRIIYKVIEEIEQAMKGMLDPEFEEKIIGQAEVRQTIKVSKVGTIAGSYVTEGKVTRDSGVRVIRDNVVIFEGELDTLKRFKDEVKEVAKGYECGITITNFNDIKEGDIIEAYIMEEVKRV from the coding sequence ATGACCAAAATCAGAGTTCATGAATATGCAAAACAAGTGAATAAAACGAGTAAAGAGGTTATTGAAGCACTAAGTAAATTAAATGTGAGTGTAACAAATCATATGTCTATGTTAGAAAAAGACATTGTGTCGAAGTTAAACCAAACATTTAGTACATCAGGAAAAAAAGAAGTGAAACAACCTACTCAAAACGTATCACAAAGAACACAACCTAATGGCCAACAAAAACCACAGCAATCGATGAAAAGGCAAGAAGGACAAAAGCAGCAATCTGCTACTTCTAAGCCTAGAGCAAACAATCAGCAACAATCGCACCAAAACTCAAATTCGTCTAACGAAAAATCTAAGAATACAAAAGGTAATCAAAATCGAAATATGACACAAAATAATAATAATAACAATAATAATAATCGTAGAGGTGGCGGTGGTTTTAACCAACGTCCAAAACCAGGAATTCATGGAGGCAAACGTCGCCATCCAAAAACACATCAACCATCAATACCAGTGAAACAAAAGGAATTACCAGAAAAAATTACGTTTGTTGAATCACTATCTGTTGCTGAATTAGCCAAAAAACTACATCGTGAACCATCAGAAATCATTAAAAAGTTATTTATGCTTGGTGTAATGGCAACAATTAACCAAGAATTAGATAAGGATGCAATTGAATTAATTTGCGCAGACTACGGTGTAGAAGTTGAAGAAGAAATTCGTGTAGATATTACGGATTTAGAAACACACTTCGAACAACCAGAAGAAGTAAACGAGGAGGAATTATCGGAACGTCCTCCAGTTGTAACAATTATGGGTCACGTTGACCATGGTAAAACGACATTATTAGACTCAATTCGCCATACAAAAGTTACAGCAGGAGAAGCTGGTGGTATTACACAGCATATTGGTGCCTACCAAGTAACTGAAGGTGACAAAAAAATTACGTTCCTTGATACACCAGGTCACGCTGCTTTTACAACAATGCGTGCACGCGGGGCAAAAGTAACAGACTTAACAATTTTAGTGGTAGCTGCAGATGATGGTGTCATGCCACAAACAGTAGAAGCTATTAACCACGCAAAAGCTGCAGAAGTACCAATTATTGTTGCTGTCAATAAAATGGATAAACCTTCAGCGAACCCTGATCGTGTAATGCAAGAATTAACAGAGCATGGTCTTGTTCCAGAGGCATGGGGCGGAGATACAATTTTTGTACCAATTTCCGCATTAAAAGGTGAAGGCATTGATACATTGCTTGAGATGATTTTACTTGTTGCAGAAGTTGGGGAATTAAAAGCAAATCCTAACCGCCTAGCAATAGGTACCGTTATTGAAGCACAGCTTGATAAAGGTCGTGGTTCCGTTGCAACACTATTAGTACAAGATGGCACACTAAAAGTAGGTGACCCAATTGTTGTTGGTCATACTTATGGGCGAGTACGTGCGATGGTAAATGACAAGGGGCGTCGTGTGAAAGAGGCTGGACCATCAACGCCAGTAGAAATTACGGGCTTAAATGATGTGCCGCAAGCTGGAGACCGCTTCGTTGTTTTTGAAGATGAAAAAACAGCACGTCAAGTCGGTGAAACACGTGCAATGTCTGCCATACAAGCACAACGCTCTGAAAAACAGCGCGTAACATTGGATAATTTATTTGAACAAATGAGCCAAGGTGAAATGAAAGAGCTTAACCTTATCGTGAAGGCTGACGTTCAAGGTACTGTTGAAGCTATGGCTGCATCTTTAATGAAAATTGATGTGGAAGGCGTTAACGTAAAAATTATTCACACTGGCGCAGGGGCAATTACAGAGTCAGATATTTCTCTTGCTGCTGCATCAAATGCCATTGTAATTGGTTTTAATGTTCGTCCAGACGTTAATGCAAAACGTGCTGCTGAACAAGAAGGCGTAGATATTCGCTTACACCGTATTATCTATAAAGTAATCGAAGAAATAGAACAAGCGATGAAAGGTATGCTTGATCCAGAATTCGAAGAAAAAATTATTGGTCAAGCAGAAGTTCGACAAACAATTAAAGTATCAAAAGTTGGTACAATTGCTGGTTCATACGTAACAGAAGGTAAAGTAACGCGTGATTCTGGCGTACGTGTAATCCGCGACAATGTAGTAATTTTTGAAGGTGAATTAGATACACTTAAACGCTTCAAAGATGAAGTGAAAGAAGTTGCAAAAGGATACGAATGTGGTATTACAATTACAAACTTCAACGATATAAAAGAAGGCGATATTATTGAAGCCTATATTATGGAAGAAGTTAAACGCGTCTAA
- a CDS encoding DUF503 domain-containing protein: protein MIVYAEVEFIIQTAHSLKEKRAVLQRMITRTKQKFNVSIAEIDHQNVWQRTKLALVAVSSSKEAAEREINHALHFLQSNPSWEQLNVWRDYL from the coding sequence ATGATTGTCTACGCAGAGGTTGAATTCATCATTCAAACTGCCCATTCGTTAAAGGAAAAACGTGCTGTCCTACAGCGTATGATTACCCGCACAAAGCAAAAGTTTAATGTATCCATTGCGGAAATTGACCATCAAAATGTATGGCAGCGCACAAAATTAGCACTTGTTGCTGTTTCTTCTTCAAAAGAAGCGGCCGAGCGAGAAATTAATCATGCGCTTCATTTCTTACAGTCAAATCCGTCATGGGAACAGCTCAATGTGTGGCGAGATTATTTATAA
- the rbfA gene encoding 30S ribosome-binding factor RbfA: MSLRSNRVAEQMKKELGDILGRKIKDPRVGFVTVTGVEVTGDLQQATIYITTLGNEREREETLKALVKASGFIRSEIGSRIRLRRTPELIFEFDSSIEYGNRIDTLLRGLHKE, from the coding sequence ATGTCTCTACGCTCAAACCGTGTTGCTGAGCAAATGAAAAAAGAACTCGGTGATATTCTTGGCCGTAAAATAAAAGATCCGCGTGTTGGGTTTGTTACTGTTACGGGTGTTGAGGTAACAGGTGATTTACAGCAAGCGACTATTTATATTACAACTTTAGGCAATGAACGTGAACGAGAAGAAACACTAAAAGCTTTAGTAAAGGCTTCTGGTTTTATTCGTTCAGAAATCGGTTCACGTATCCGATTACGCCGTACACCAGAATTAATCTTTGAATTTGATTCATCGATTGAATATGGAAACCGTATTGATACATTGCTACGAGGTTTACACAAAGAATAA
- the truB gene encoding tRNA pseudouridine(55) synthase TruB, which yields MNGILPLWKEHGMTSHDCVFKLRKILRTKKVGHTGTLDPGVEGVLPICIGQATRIAEYLTDAGKTYEAIISIGRTTTTEDAEGETVEQDTNIKQFTRGQLLEVLASLTGVIEQTPPMFSAVKVNGKRLYEYARKGETVERPTRQVTIYALELLDEIELYEGQEITFPVRIACSKGTYIRTLAVQIGEALGYPAHMQELVRTASGTFTQENCFTLGQVAELMEAEQIDRCILPVEYALTDFPYIEITAANEKEIFNGQVLPADTLLKIHDKIVFGINGKAMAVYQPHPTKEGLMKPHKMFPTIE from the coding sequence ATGAACGGTATTTTACCGCTTTGGAAGGAACATGGCATGACAAGCCATGATTGTGTTTTTAAATTACGAAAAATTTTACGCACAAAAAAAGTAGGACATACAGGTACTCTTGATCCAGGTGTAGAGGGTGTTCTACCAATTTGTATTGGACAGGCAACAAGGATTGCAGAGTATTTAACAGATGCAGGAAAAACCTATGAAGCTATTATTTCTATTGGTCGAACAACGACAACTGAGGATGCAGAAGGTGAAACAGTTGAACAGGATACCAACATCAAGCAATTCACTCGAGGTCAATTATTAGAGGTGCTAGCTTCTTTAACAGGAGTGATTGAACAAACACCACCTATGTTTTCTGCGGTCAAAGTCAATGGTAAACGGCTTTATGAATATGCACGTAAAGGGGAAACCGTTGAAAGACCGACACGTCAGGTTACAATTTATGCTTTAGAGCTTTTAGATGAGATCGAACTATATGAAGGACAAGAAATTACGTTTCCAGTTCGCATAGCTTGTAGTAAGGGCACATATATCCGCACATTAGCCGTACAAATAGGGGAAGCACTTGGTTATCCTGCACATATGCAAGAGCTTGTACGCACAGCCTCAGGCACATTTACACAAGAAAATTGCTTTACATTGGGACAGGTAGCTGAGCTGATGGAAGCTGAACAAATTGATAGATGTATTTTACCAGTTGAGTATGCATTAACAGACTTTCCATATATTGAAATTACTGCTGCTAATGAAAAAGAAATTTTCAATGGACAAGTGCTTCCGGCAGATACATTATTAAAGATACATGATAAAATTGTTTTTGGAATCAATGGGAAAGCAATGGCGGTTTATCAACCACATCCAACGAAGGAAGGGTTGATGAAACCACATAAAATGTTTCCGACGATAGAGTAG